The genomic stretch GTAGCTATAAGTAAATTAGAACCAGGTTGGACATAAGGAGTAATTGAAGTAAATAATGCCAAACCAGCTGACATATTTCCTATGTTTAACATGATAACATCAAGGAAGTTTACTTGCTTGATTAACCCCGAACTCTCTCTTATGAAAAGGTGTGATTTTTCCATAAATCTCCGTTTTTGCTAATCTCTCCCATAAGTTTAAAAATTTTACTTATCTGTTTAAACGTCTTACGGAATCTTATCCTTCTTCATTTACTTAATTAAGTAAAATGGCAAAATTTTTATGCAATGTATGATTCTTCATAAAATGTGTACGTTGGCCAACGTGTTAAAAGGAAAGAAGACCTTAAATTAATAACCGGAACTGGTAGATATGTTGATGATATAGAAATTCCGGGAAATCTTTATATAGCAATTTTAAGAAGTAGTGTTCCTCATGCCAAATTAAAGAAAATAGAGTATAGTGATGCATTAAAACTAAATGGTGTTTATGGAGTAATAACAGGTTTAACAATTCCAGTAGAGAATAGACCAAGAAACTTTCCAATGGCAAAAGATGAAATCCTATACATGGGGCAACCTATAGCAGCCGTCCTAGCTAAAGATCGCTACGTCGCAGTTGATGCTCTCGATTATATTTCGTATGATTATGAAGAATTACCAGCAATTATAGACCCAGAGGAAGCTATAAATAGTAAGGTAAAAGCTATAGAGAATTATGATAATGTAATTTATAAGAAGATTTATTCTGGTGGAAATGCTGAAGAAGCTTATGAAAAATCTGACGTAAAAATTGAGGAGAAATTGGTGATTTCAAGGGTTTACGCTGCACCTATGGAACCTAGAGGGTTAGTAGTAGATTATCAACAAGATAGATTAACAGTATATGCCTCTACACAATCTCCACACTACATGAGGTCATTCTTACTTTCAGCATTCGGAGATAAGGTAAATGATATTAGAGTGATTCAAGCAGATGTTGGTGGAGCCTTCGGTTCAAAACTTTTTCCATATCCAGAAGATTATATAGCTGTATTTGCTGCGTTAATTTACAAAAGACCAGTCAAGCTAATAAATTCTAGGAGAGATGACATATTTTCAACATACCATTCTAGAGGCCAAATACATAAAGTTAAAGTTGGTACTTCTAAGGATGGCAAAATAAATTCTATACTAGATGATTTAATCATTGACCTTGGTGCCGGTTGGCATGGTACTTACTTAGCTGATATTCCAGCAACTCTAATTACCGGTCCTTATGACATTAAGAATGCTAAAGTTAATGTATTTGGTGTGTTAACAAACAAGACCCCTCTTGACCAATACAGAGGTGCTGGAAGACCAGAAGCTGCATTTGTTTATGAGAGAATAATGGATATTGTTGCTGATGAACTAAAGATTGATCCAATTGAATTGAGGAGAAAGAATCTAATTCAATCGACACCTTACAAGAACGTTATGGGTTTAACATACGATAGTGGTGATTATAATGCTTTACTTACTAAGGCCGAAAGTTACTATAGAGAACTGGAACAAAGGGCAGAAGAATTAAGAAAACAAGGAAAGAGAGTTGGTGTTGGTCTTTCATTTTATATTGAGCAAAATAACTTCGGCCCTTGGGAGAGCGCATCAGTTAGACTTCTTTCCAACGGAAAAGTTGAGGTTGTGATAGGTGCGGCACCTCACGGTCAAGGTACGGCGACCGGAATAGCTCAAATAGTGGCTGATGAATTAGGAATTAGTATCGATGATGTTGAAGTCACATGGGGTGACACTGATAAAATATCTAACGCATTTGGAACTTATGGTAGTAGAAGTCTAACATTAGCTGGGAACGCTGCACTCCTTGCAAGTAGAAAATTAAAAGAAAATATCATGAGATTAGCTGCACAATTCATGAAGAGTGATGTTGAAGAACTGCAATATAAAGATGGTAAAGTATTTAACCCTAAGACTGGTAAGTCGATTACACTAAAGGAATTAGCTAGAAAAGTTACAAGTAATCTAGGTGGAGTTTGGAGATATAAAGCAGAACCTACATTAGAGGCTACAGCATCTTTTGGGTTTGACAATTATACATTCCCATATGGTTCACACATAGCTATGGTTGAAGTCACTGAAGAAGGAGTAGTTAAAGTATTGGACTATGTTGCTATAGATGATATTGGTGTCGTTGTTAATCCGATGTTAGCTGAAGGTCAAGTACATGGTGGAGTAATTCAAGGATTTGGAGAGACCGTACTGGAGCAGATTGTTTATGATAATAACGGCAATTTATTAACATCAACATTTGCAGACTATCTAATTCCATCAGCTCTTGAATCGTTTAACATGAAATGGTTATATATGGAAATTGGTAAATCAAGTGCACCATTACCAGCAAAAGGAATAGGTGAAGGTGCTACAATTGGAGCTCCGCCAGCGTTAATTAGGGCTATAGAAAGGGCAATAGGTAAACGATTAACTACCTTGCCGGTAAGAATGGAAGAATTAAGTAAATAATGTCTTTTTACCGCTTAAATAATCTTCTTTGAGAATAACTTAAAAAATTTTATTACATAAATTTAAAAGTAATGAAATCACACTATTATTTATGCCAAAAGTTTTAGTTTTAGGTGCAAGGTTTGGAGGTTTAACAGCAGCATACACATTAAAAAGATTAGTTGGAAAGGCTGCAGATATTAAAGTAATAAATAACAATAGATTTACTTATTTTAGACCAGCATTACCTCACGTATCGGTTAATTACATGGATGTTGAACAGCTAAAAATTGATTTAGCACAAGCATTACCAGAAAAGGGTATTCAGTTCCAAGAGGGTACCGTACTTAAAATCGATGCTAGAAATAATAAAGTAATATATAGGAAACCTGATGGTTCAGAGACAGAAGAAGAGTACGATTACGTTATTGTTGCAATAGGTGCACATTTAGCTACTGAATTGGTTAAAGGTTGGGATCAATATGGTTATAGTGTATGTGAGCCAGAATATGCTGTAAAAACGAGAGAGAAATTAATGAACTGGCAGGGCGGCAATATTGCAATAGGATCTGGATTATTTTATCAAGGGCACAATCCAGCTCCAAACGTTCCAAAGAATTTTGTCCCTAATGCAGATGCGGCATGCGAAGGACCAGTATTTGAAATGAGTCTAATGCTATCTGGCTATTTTAAGAAGAAAGGAGTATGGAATAAGACTAAGATTACGGTATTCTCTCCCGGTGAATACTTATCAGACCTATCACCGGCATCAAGAAAGACTGTAGCTGAAATTTACAAGAGCATGGGTATTGAACTAGTTCACAATTTCAAGATTAAGGAGATTAGAGAGCATGAAATTGTAAGTGAGGATGGAAAGACTATTCCTTCTGACCTAACCATATTAATTCCACCGTATACTGGGAATCCAGCCTTAAAGAACTCTACACCAGACTTAATTGATGATGGCGGTTTCATCCCCACGGATTTAAACATGGTCTCTATTAAGTATGATAATGTATATGCAGTTGGTGATGCCAACTCCTTAACAGTTCCAAAACTGGGCTACTTAGCAGTTCAAACCGGAAGAATTGCAGCACAACATTTAGCTACGAGATTAGGGTTCAACGTAAAGATTGACAAATATTATCCGACAATCGTATGTGTAGCAGATAACCCATATGAGAATTTTGCGATTGCAGTTAAAGATGATACATGGTATGGTGGAAGTGTAAGTGAAGCTATACCTTCAACCGCAAATCATATAAAGAAGGAATTATTCCATAAGTATTTCATTTGGACTAAAGGAGATATGGCGTTAGAAAAGTTCCTAGCGAGCTGGTGAAGAATGGAGGAGTTACAACTTGACAAACTTTTATCGGAAGAGAACTTATCAACATTAAACAAATTACTTTCAATTTTTTCTGAGGCAGAAAATAAATATGGTTTACTTTCATTGGTTGAAGGTGCTGTTAGTGATGAAGAATTAATAGGGAAGGTACTAAATAGTGTGGTTACTGATACTACTCTAAATCTACTGCAGAAATGGAATAACATAACTAAAATGTTAGAAACTTTAAGCGATGAAGAAACACTAGGGACTCTTTTACAAACACTTGATTTAATGAAACTCCTTAACAAGAGTGGAATATTAGATCCCATAAAAGGGATTTTACAAGATGAAGATACACTAGGAAAAGTGATGTCAGCATTAGTTAATGATAACACGCTCAATTTACTCAGTAATTGGAATAATTTATTAAAACTTCTAGAGGTAGTTTCTAGGGAAGATGTAATAAATAACGTAAGTGAATTAATGGACTTATATAACAAGTTAAAGTCTCTCGGACTAATAGATGTTTTGAAGGGAATTGCTGAAGATGAAGATACTATTGGTAAAGTTATGAATGGAATAGTTAATGATTTCACAATGAATCTTTTAGCTCATTGGAATGAGATTGTTAATGACCTAAGTAGATTTGACTTAACTAACTTTAAGTACTATACTCTTCTAATTAACGAAACTGGTGAAGCATTAAAAGAAGAAAAAATAGAAAGGATTACGCATTGGTGGCAACTTTTAGGCCTATTAAAAGACCCAGAAATTCAAGTAGGTTTAGGAGTTGTAATTGCAGTATTAAGACATATAGGAAAATATCATATGAAATATATTGATCAAAACCGTACTATTACTTCATAAACATTTTTATAACAAGTTCAAAGTGGTACAAACCTGGTTAAAAACAATGAATTTTTAGCTTTTTAAGATTTTAACTATACTTACTCATATTGACTTCTTACCCTTCCGCACTATAATAATATAAAAAGAACTTAACAGAGACTTAATCTAAAAATTAGAATTAAAGTCTACATTCTATCTCTATTACATAATTTTCTTTTTTGTCTCCCACGAAAAGTATTAAGCCGTTAACAGTATTTACAAAGGTCGGGATTAATGGAGCCCAAACCCCCTCTCCTCTCCGTGGTAAACCCAAAATCACCTCCTTGAAAATAAATCTATAGTGTTAACGAGTGTGTCCTATATAGGCATTTTTAGCTGATCTTATGCTCGAAGTTTGACCGAAAGATTTATTATTGAACACCATAGTGTTGTCATTGAGTTACTTATCTCTCTATATTAAAATAAGGTATGCAAAATCTTATATTGTACTAATATCTGAAAAGATTTTCCTTAGTTTAACAAATTTAGATACTAATGACTGTATTTTCTAGTGGAATTCTGAATGAATAAAATTGTTCTTCACTCTAATTTTTCTGAATATAATTTAGCATTTTACGTAAAAATCCTACGTTGAAATAGTTTTTAAACGAATATGATTTTATAGTATAAAATTTTCATCTAATAGTGATAAATTTATTCTCTTTGAGATGAAATATAGTATAAATATTTATGATATCCTTTGAAATAATTATTAACTGTCACGATTTTCCGATAAATGCTATATAATTCTTCTATTTCGCTTTTCCTTTAGTCTACTTTTTGATGCAAGAGTATGAGGAGTTTCAGAAGATCATTCTACGCTGATAGGAGAGGAATAAAATTTAAAGAATCTCATCTCGATTTTTGTTTTTGCTAATATGGATATAAAATCGCTTTTATGGAAAAATTTTTAAATGTGGAAGCATATTATTAAGCATGCAGAGTAAGGCATTATTTCTATCTCTCTTTTTTATATTATCAATCCTAACCCCACTATTAACGGTAACACAAACGCAGTATATTCCTCCAACTCAATTAAACGGCTTTCATAAAATCGGTAGTTTACCTAGTAATGATAAAGTAATATTTACAGTATATATTCCTCTTAAGAACTTAGGACTACTATATTACTATGCTTATGCTGTATCAAACCCATCATCGCCGTTATATCATCACTTTCTAAATAAAACACAAATTGAAAAATTATTTTATCCAACCACAGAATACGAGAAAGTTTTACAATATCTAGAGGAGAATGGTTTTAATATATTGTTTACCGCTTCAGATTCAGTAATTGTAGCTGAAGGAACTGTGGCTCAGATTGAAAGTGCTCTTGGTGTAAATTATGCAGTATATTCTAATGGTTCAGTTACATATTATACCGTTTATGGACTTCCTAAACTACCAGTATATGTGGTATCTAATAATATAACTACAATATTCTTTAACCATCCAACAACTTTAATAACTCAAAAAGATTTAGAAAAATTCTACCACACTATTAATCAAACGTTTTCAATTGAGGCTTATTGGCCAACAGCATTGCAAAAAGTGTATAACTTAACTTTCTTATTTAATAATGGATATGAGGGACAAAACTACACTATTGGAATTTTAGACTTTTATGGTGATCCTTACATTGTACAACAATTAGCATATTTTGATAAAATAACCGGGTTACCAAATCCACCAAACTTTACAATAATTCCTATTGGTCCTTACAATCCAAATCTCGGAATATTAACTGGTTGGGCTGGAGAGATTAGTCTAGATGTTGAAATCGCTCATACAATGGCTCCTAAAGCAAATATAACCTTGTATATTGCTAATCTTAATTTACCTTTATCTGCGGTAATTTCTTACATAGTCGCGCAAGATAAGGTTGATGTGCTTTCTCAAAGTTTTAGCATACCAGAATCGTTTTTCTCTACATTCAATGGCGAACTATTCTACTCATGTGTGGTTTTAACTGATGAATATTATGCTATGGGTGTTACAGAAGGGATAACATTCTTAGCAAGTAGCGGCGATGCTGGAGGAAGTGGTTATAGCAATGGACCTATTGGAACTGTAGGGTATCCTTCAGTATCTCCCTACGTAATAGCTGTAGGAGGTACAACTGTATATATACAATTCCCTAATGGATCTTATTATCAGACTGCTTGGTCAAATTACGGTTTCGTTCCAAATGATGTAAATTATGGTGGTTCAACCGGTGGAATAAGTATTGTTGAACCTAAACCCTGGTATCAATCTAGCTTATCTACTTCAGTAACTTATCCCGACGGAAGAGAGGTCCCAGAAATTTCCGCTAATGCCAACGTATATCCCGGAGTATACATAGTTTTACCAGGTAACGTAACAGGGATAACTGGAGGTACAAGTGAGTCTTCGCCTTTAACTGCTGGAGCTTTAGTTACGGTTATGAGCTATCTCCACAAAAAATTAGGTTTGATTACTCCAACTCTCTACATGATTGCTGAAAATTCATCATTATATAATAAAGTATTCTATCCAATAACTTATGGTTATAACATACCATGGGTCGCGAGTTATGGTTACAACTTAGTCACCGGTTGGGGTACAATAAACTTTGGTGAATTAGCAACTACTTTACAAACATTTAAACCATCGCCTAGCTTATCAATAGTTGTTAACGTTTATAATACCTCTGGTGAAACTCCAGAAGAGTTTTTCCCTGGAGAGGAGATGTTAATAACTGCAAATATTACCTACACTGGTGTTTCAGTAACTTCTGGAACGTTTTTTGTTACTATAGAATCTGTTTATGGTAATACAACTACTGTTGAGTTAGCATATAATCCTACTTCAAAAGAATGGACAGCAACTGTTACTTTACCATCTACAGCTGTTGGTGTTATTTTTGTTTATGTTTATGGTTCATCAGATGGAATTAAAGGGCTAGGCTACTATGAAACATTCTCTGGATATTATGTCCAATTTCTAAATCCAATTACTGGCGTGCCTTTTGATAGTAATGTGACTCAGGTTATAGAGGCTGAGATATATAACGTGTATGGGACTCCAGCACCCACTAATCAGATTTTTACCCTTACTTTATACAGTTATAATATTACTAGCAATTTGTATGCTGATGTAGGTGGAGTGACATTAACTTATAATCCTCATATAGGAGCTTGGGTGGGAATACTATCATCTTTGCCACCTGGAGTAATCTTAGCTGAAGCTAACGGTGCTTATGGTTTTGATGCCTTTATGAACGGAATATATTTGCAAACAATGTTTATACTACCAGATGTAGTTGTTGAACCGGGTGCAGTTGGAGGAGGTCAATCCATAGTTATTGAAGGTCTGCCAGAGCCACCATCATCATTATTGTTTACTAATCCTTTCACCTATTATGATATTTTATACGGTTCTAATATAACTGCAAAGTTGATAAACCCAAGTGGCGAAGTAATTAGTGAGTCTAGAATATTATTTAACCCTATAACGGATGAATACGAAGGTTACTTACCAGTACCTAAGAATGCTCAAGCTGGAGTTTATACAATAATTCTTAACGCGGTTTACAATTCATTTTCACTTGGAGAATATATAACTGGACAGTTTTACGGTCAAATATATATTACACCAACGTATAATGTTCCACAAATTGAAACGGTAAGATATGCTTATGAGGGAGAGACAATTAATATTTATGCTAATATAACATATCCTAACGGTACTGAAGTAAAATTTGGAATGTATTCTGCTGATGTTTACCCAACAATACTCTCTAGTGAGTATTCTATAATAAGTACTCTAATTCAGATACCCTTATGGTATAATCCCTCATTAGGCTTATGGGTAGGCAATATAACTTTACCATCATCATACTCTTTAGGCAATCTAACTTACTTTGCAACAACTTATTTTGGAGTACCATTTGAGATCCTGGTTACTGGGGTCTCAGCTGATGGGATTCCAACAACAACAAACATATCTGCTGAGCATACATTCTATGTCTTACCATATACTCAAGTTAAGGGACAAATAATTGATCTGGGACAAACTTATAACGCTTATTTAGTAGATGATATTATAGAGGGAAATGTCACCTTAATGAATGACATACTTTATAATGATACTATTGAAGGGCACGTGACTATTATAAATTCTAACGTATCTCTTATATATGTAAAAGATTCCAGTATAAGTATTGTATCCTCTACAGTTGATAGTATATATGCTTACAACTCTAACGTCACTTTAATAGATACTACAGCTAAGTTCTTAAACTTAAGTTCATCTAAGCTTACTCTAATTAGCTCAAAGCTGATCAGCATAACACCTTCACTACCGATTGTAACAATTACATCTCCTAAACCGAATTCAAACGTAACTGGTACAATTACAGTATCTTACACAATTACGGGGACTGATATATCTGAGGTTGAAATATTACTAAACGGTCAATTAGTAAAAACAGTTACTGTGATGCCAAGTACATCTCCTATAATGGGCAATTACTCGTTGAATACTGCCATGTATCCAGATGGGACTTACAATATTACTGTTGTGGCTATACAAAATGACGGTCTATCAAGCAGTTCATCAGTATTTGTTAATTTCGAAAACCAGTTATCATCACTAAATACAGCTTTAAGCGGCGATGTAAGCTCGATCAATTCTCACATATCCTCACTAGGAAATACATTAAGTAGTGACGTTAGTGCATTAAATAATAATATAAGTAGTGCAAAGACCTATGCATTTGTAGGTATCGTATTAGCTATAATAGGTATAATAATCGGCATTGTGGCTTTAATAATAAGAAGAAGATAAAATATTTTTTCTATTTCTTTTTAAATATTCATTATATATATTATGGTGATCCTAATATTAAACTGTTGATCAGGAAAATTTCGTTGAAGAGGAGATATTTAATATTAAGTTTTTACTTTAATATAAAAATTAAATATTTTATACCTAGAAAATCACATCTAATTTAACCAAATACTTAGCTTTATCAATAAGGTATTGCGGAGCATTCAGCGCATTTAACAAGCTTTATATTGTATGGCCAGTTTTAGGTTGGTCTGATACCATAAAAATAAGCTTTGACAGCAAGCAAACTCAGTAGCTCGTTATGATTTGAAAAATGCCCATTATAGAATCCACCGTTAAGCTCATGCTTAGCGCTCTTTAAAGTAAGCTTAGCTGATTTGAACCATCTATCAAATTCATTTTTTATCTCTACATATTTATTAATAAGTGATAATTTTATCATTAAAATTTATTTTTCTAACCTTAATATGTTGGCTACTAATGATAGTGTCATCGTTAAGCTACTTATATTTCTATATTAAAATAAGGTTTACAATAACTTTATCTTAGCGTTATCTATTCCTAGAGATTAACTCAATTGATGAAATTATATACAAATGACGACACTATCGCTACTAATCTTCAATTTATTTCATAAATAATCATAAATTTCACTATCTTTTTGAATTTAGTATTATTCTGTAAGAGTTTTAATATATTTTGGAACCTATCGATAAGTGTTATTCAAAACTCATTTTTAGATAACAGACAAATTAGTTTTCTTCTATTA from Sulfolobus sp. S-194 encodes the following:
- the cutA gene encoding glyceraldehyde dehydrogenase subunit alpha; amino-acid sequence: MYVGQRVKRKEDLKLITGTGRYVDDIEIPGNLYIAILRSSVPHAKLKKIEYSDALKLNGVYGVITGLTIPVENRPRNFPMAKDEILYMGQPIAAVLAKDRYVAVDALDYISYDYEELPAIIDPEEAINSKVKAIENYDNVIYKKIYSGGNAEEAYEKSDVKIEEKLVISRVYAAPMEPRGLVVDYQQDRLTVYASTQSPHYMRSFLLSAFGDKVNDIRVIQADVGGAFGSKLFPYPEDYIAVFAALIYKRPVKLINSRRDDIFSTYHSRGQIHKVKVGTSKDGKINSILDDLIIDLGAGWHGTYLADIPATLITGPYDIKNAKVNVFGVLTNKTPLDQYRGAGRPEAAFVYERIMDIVADELKIDPIELRRKNLIQSTPYKNVMGLTYDSGDYNALLTKAESYYRELEQRAEELRKQGKRVGVGLSFYIEQNNFGPWESASVRLLSNGKVEVVIGAAPHGQGTATGIAQIVADELGISIDDVEVTWGDTDKISNAFGTYGSRSLTLAGNAALLASRKLKENIMRLAAQFMKSDVEELQYKDGKVFNPKTGKSITLKELARKVTSNLGGVWRYKAEPTLEATASFGFDNYTFPYGSHIAMVEVTEEGVVKVLDYVAIDDIGVVVNPMLAEGQVHGGVIQGFGETVLEQIVYDNNGNLLTSTFADYLIPSALESFNMKWLYMEIGKSSAPLPAKGIGEGATIGAPPALIRAIERAIGKRLTTLPVRMEELSK
- a CDS encoding FAD/NAD(P)-binding oxidoreductase, whose protein sequence is MTLLFMPKVLVLGARFGGLTAAYTLKRLVGKAADIKVINNNRFTYFRPALPHVSVNYMDVEQLKIDLAQALPEKGIQFQEGTVLKIDARNNKVIYRKPDGSETEEEYDYVIVAIGAHLATELVKGWDQYGYSVCEPEYAVKTREKLMNWQGGNIAIGSGLFYQGHNPAPNVPKNFVPNADAACEGPVFEMSLMLSGYFKKKGVWNKTKITVFSPGEYLSDLSPASRKTVAEIYKSMGIELVHNFKIKEIREHEIVSEDGKTIPSDLTILIPPYTGNPALKNSTPDLIDDGGFIPTDLNMVSIKYDNVYAVGDANSLTVPKLGYLAVQTGRIAAQHLATRLGFNVKIDKYYPTIVCVADNPYENFAIAVKDDTWYGGSVSEAIPSTANHIKKELFHKYFIWTKGDMALEKFLASW
- a CDS encoding DUF1641 domain-containing protein, with amino-acid sequence MEELQLDKLLSEENLSTLNKLLSIFSEAENKYGLLSLVEGAVSDEELIGKVLNSVVTDTTLNLLQKWNNITKMLETLSDEETLGTLLQTLDLMKLLNKSGILDPIKGILQDEDTLGKVMSALVNDNTLNLLSNWNNLLKLLEVVSREDVINNVSELMDLYNKLKSLGLIDVLKGIAEDEDTIGKVMNGIVNDFTMNLLAHWNEIVNDLSRFDLTNFKYYTLLINETGEALKEEKIERITHWWQLLGLLKDPEIQVGLGVVIAVLRHIGKYHMKYIDQNRTITS
- a CDS encoding protease pro-enzyme activation domain-containing protein; this translates as MQSKALFLSLFFILSILTPLLTVTQTQYIPPTQLNGFHKIGSLPSNDKVIFTVYIPLKNLGLLYYYAYAVSNPSSPLYHHFLNKTQIEKLFYPTTEYEKVLQYLEENGFNILFTASDSVIVAEGTVAQIESALGVNYAVYSNGSVTYYTVYGLPKLPVYVVSNNITTIFFNHPTTLITQKDLEKFYHTINQTFSIEAYWPTALQKVYNLTFLFNNGYEGQNYTIGILDFYGDPYIVQQLAYFDKITGLPNPPNFTIIPIGPYNPNLGILTGWAGEISLDVEIAHTMAPKANITLYIANLNLPLSAVISYIVAQDKVDVLSQSFSIPESFFSTFNGELFYSCVVLTDEYYAMGVTEGITFLASSGDAGGSGYSNGPIGTVGYPSVSPYVIAVGGTTVYIQFPNGSYYQTAWSNYGFVPNDVNYGGSTGGISIVEPKPWYQSSLSTSVTYPDGREVPEISANANVYPGVYIVLPGNVTGITGGTSESSPLTAGALVTVMSYLHKKLGLITPTLYMIAENSSLYNKVFYPITYGYNIPWVASYGYNLVTGWGTINFGELATTLQTFKPSPSLSIVVNVYNTSGETPEEFFPGEEMLITANITYTGVSVTSGTFFVTIESVYGNTTTVELAYNPTSKEWTATVTLPSTAVGVIFVYVYGSSDGIKGLGYYETFSGYYVQFLNPITGVPFDSNVTQVIEAEIYNVYGTPAPTNQIFTLTLYSYNITSNLYADVGGVTLTYNPHIGAWVGILSSLPPGVILAEANGAYGFDAFMNGIYLQTMFILPDVVVEPGAVGGGQSIVIEGLPEPPSSLLFTNPFTYYDILYGSNITAKLINPSGEVISESRILFNPITDEYEGYLPVPKNAQAGVYTIILNAVYNSFSLGEYITGQFYGQIYITPTYNVPQIETVRYAYEGETINIYANITYPNGTEVKFGMYSADVYPTILSSEYSIISTLIQIPLWYNPSLGLWVGNITLPSSYSLGNLTYFATTYFGVPFEILVTGVSADGIPTTTNISAEHTFYVLPYTQVKGQIIDLGQTYNAYLVDDIIEGNVTLMNDILYNDTIEGHVTIINSNVSLIYVKDSSISIVSSTVDSIYAYNSNVTLIDTTAKFLNLSSSKLTLISSKLISITPSLPIVTITSPKPNSNVTGTITVSYTITGTDISEVEILLNGQLVKTVTVMPSTSPIMGNYSLNTAMYPDGTYNITVVAIQNDGLSSSSSVFVNFENQLSSLNTALSGDVSSINSHISSLGNTLSSDVSALNNNISSAKTYAFVGIVLAIIGIIIGIVALIIRRR